In Pangasianodon hypophthalmus isolate fPanHyp1 chromosome 3, fPanHyp1.pri, whole genome shotgun sequence, a single genomic region encodes these proteins:
- the washc2c gene encoding WASH complex subunit 2A isoform X2 — protein sequence MAEPMENGPSNCNGEAEQVWERPWTLDEMRKNSANWSLAADSGLFLYLQDFSQWMLSKTHEIEKQLDGLIRDTKATDSCLHTVFNDFLMLSNIQFIENRVYDEEVEEPVPKTEAQEKRPEQEKTREQKEAELIPKVQEAVNYGLKVLECAFEQLDVKVGNSDSEDEEAADRVEPILEPKDLYVDRPLPYLIGSQAFMEQDDVGLGDLSSDEMSIDSDRESLVESEVDKDQEEHSDEDFDQEGESQGSLKKKPVSSDEEEENEDSDLFGESDKDEDEARRDDVGPASFADQLAARIKDTTKKPEADRTSLSSGTSVTKRKNQGKKLPEAQVEDDDDDEMFKPPKMEDDEYSPFGGKGGLFSGGKGLFDDDEGDLFSEAPKKVNEQAASQKTESVNTKRIPTGAVSIFPENSLFGSPNGSDSLMSKENDRPVKSKVQAAREQTSQGSGLFDDNEDDDDFFSGKMLKKPTSAVQEKAKPKMTADLFGGDEDDDEDGDIFSVGSRSAVAQQSKKAVEEEGVIQPPEKKLPAGAISMFGPGTNNLLAESLKKRHPSTSEESVKSEESMPPPVVKPSVAPKTTEKVQSKSLFSDDEDSQIFPTVPKSQSKPEGPVQNKPSKATISIFDDEEEEDLFSSVPKSQSVQVKTAVPQPKKTLSSALFSDDEDQWMSSQPSPAKPDVKSGGMKASTSAPSRLPSGKAAQKDSLFDDNDDDDLFAATKEPSQKKPQRVSLLFEDEDDEDKGSLFGFKPSADKGTPAVKVPAAVSQAPSLFGPEETQKVANVAEEKPSDKKPVQPASSPEETTKSKKPAGAVSLFGGINVLGDEAKTTTKQSKNALEDFDDLDWHKETPPPMETKEKKAKKNTFSLFDDDDDEEEEHDEISPLSTATKHTDKSTLKSQEPKTFVKSTGVFQDEELLFSQTQQRDNDPEVDLFATSAKPSAPVPSSAKPAVSTLFGEDEDDDDLFSSAKPKAPPKVPDKPSKAKLEETDKGASTIQSAKSEKPVIPVKPKETSSRIGKLQASLAINPASLMPGAGPRVPGAVSITPDLTQSSSPRPAGLLPASAATAGLQVAAEGGISFDSPAQVTTLQNANKDRVKGAMHRRPQTRAARHLAAQRSEEARLDSPEENSALQAGSAARTTSAPSAFNPVTARPSALTLPITTSTITMPAQTLSDGVVRPKILPPTGEDLFSSEDLFASASVPKHTPLPQTKTKAPETVVHGASKKKEPALPIFNDNSEDLFATVKPKPVKKAKAMPFLDDDDDIFGTEKKKDSKTPVSSVKPDLFQDDEETPSKVLKKPKEQSLEASLFDDDVDIFADLTPVTKPKEKKTKKKVETKSIFDDDMDDIFSSGITKPVGASSAKKSKKPVQETNSAEESGHNIFDDPLNVFGGN from the exons ATGGCAGAACCCATGGAGAACGGCCCCAGTAACTGCAACGGTGAGGCCGAGCAGGTATGGGAGAGACCCTGGACGTTGGACGAGATGCGGAAAAACAGCGCAAATTGGTCTCTAGCTGCAGATTCTGGG CTTTTTCTCTACCTGCAAGACTTCTCTCAGTGGATGTTGTCTAAGACGCATGAGATCGAAAAACAGTTGGATGGCCTTATTCGGGACACCAAAGCAACTGATAGCTGCCTCCACACAGTCTTTAATGACTTTCTTATGCTTTCCAACATACAATTTATAGAAAAT AGGGTTTATGATGAGGAAGTTGAAGAGCCAGTCCCAAAAACAGAGGCTCAGGAGAAACGCCCTGAACAG gaaaaaacacgAGAACAGAAAGAAGCAGAGCTGATACCTAAAGTCCAGGAGGCAGTGAACTATGGTCTGAAGGTCCTGGAATGTGCCTTTGAGCAGCTGGACGTTAAAGTAGGGAACTCGGACTCTGAGGATGAGGAGGCAGCTGACAGAGTGGAGCCCATTCTGGAACCCAAG GATTTATACGTAGACAGGCCGCTCCCGTACTTGATTGGATCTCAGGCTTTTATGGAACAAGATGACGTTGGCCTGGGAGATCTCTCAAGTGATG AAATGTCCATTGACAGCGACAGGGAGAGTCTTGTTGAGAGTGAAGTGGATAAAGATCAGGAGGAG CACTCAGACGAGGACTTTGACCAAGAAGGAGAAAGCCAAGGAAGCTTAAAGAAA AAGCCTGTCAGTtctgatgaagaggaagaaaatgaagatTCTGACTTATTTGGAGAATCTGACAAGGATGAAGATGAAGCCAGAAGG GATGACGTGGGTCCAGCATCTTTTGCTGATCAGCTGGCTGCAAGAATTAAAGATACAACAAAAAAGCCAGAGGCAGACCGTACGT CATTGTCATCAGGCACATCTGTCACCAAGAGGAAAAACCAAGGAAAGAAACTGCCAGAGGCACAGG tggaagatgatgatgatgatgagatgtTCAAGCCTCCAAAAATGGAGGATGATGAATATTCTCCATTCGGAGGAAAGGGTGGTCTCTTTAGTGGAGGTAAAGGCCtgtttgatgatgatgag GGTGATCTGTTTTCTGAGGCACCCAAAAAGGTGAATGAGCAAGCAGCATCTCAAAAAACAG agAGTGTCAACACTAAGAGAATACCCACAGGTGCAGTTTCCATTTTCCCAG AAAACAGTCTCTTTGGCTCACCAAATGGTTCAGACTCATTAATGAGTAAAGAGAATGACCGACCAGTCAAATCCAAAGTGCAGGCAGCTCGAGAACAGACGTCACAAGGAAGTGGCCTTTTTGATGAcaatgaggatgatgatgactTTTTCAGTGGGAAGATGCTCAAAAAACCCACGTCTG CTGTACAGGAGAAAGCCAAGCCAAAGATGACAGCAGACCTGTTTggaggtgatgaagatgatgatgaggatggtgACATTTTTAGTGTGGGTTCTCGTTCTGCAGTTGCTCAGCAGAGTAAGAAAGCTGTGGAAGAGGAAGGGGTGATACAACCTCCTGAGAAAAAG TTACCTGCTGGTGCCATCTCCATGTTTGGGCCTGGCACAAATAATCTTCTTGCAGAAAGCCTGAAGAAACGTCATCCTTCAACAAGTGAGGAGTCTGTGAAATCTGAGGAG AGTATGCCCCCTCCTGTGGTCAAACCATCAGTTGCTCCTAAAACAACAGAGAAAGTGCAGAGCAAGAGTCTTTTCTCTGATGATGAGGACTCACAA ATATTCCCTACTGTGCCAAAAAGTCAGTCAAAACCAGAAGGTCCAGTGCAGAACAAACCAAGCAAGGCTACGATCTCTATAtttgatgatgaggaggaggag GATCTCTTTTCCTCTGTGCCAAAATCTCAGTCAGTTCAGGTCAAAACAGCAGTGCCCCAACCCAAGAAAACTTTATCAAGTGCTCTTTTTAGTGATGATGAG GATCAGTGGATGAGCTCACAGCCCAGCCCTGCCAAGCCTGACGTGAAGAGTGGTGGGATGAAGGCTAGTACCAGTGCCCCCTCCAGGCTACCCAGTGGCAAAGCAGCACAGAAAGATAGCTTGTTTGATGACAATGATGACGATGATCTATTTGCAGCCACAAAAGAGCCAAG TCAGAAGAAACCTCAGAGAGTCTCCCTCCTGTTCGAGGATGAAGACGATGAAGACAAAGGTTCACTGTTTGGTTTCAAGCCATCTGCAGACAAAGGAACTCCGGCAGTCAAA gtgccTGCTGCTGTGTCTCAGGCTCCCTCTCTGTTTGGCCCAGAGGAAACACAGAAAGTGGCAAATGTAGCTGAGGAAAAGCCTTCAGACAAGAAGCCTGTGCAGCCAGCATCTTCCCCTGAGGAGACTACCAAGAGTAAAAAGCCTGCTGGGGCTGTTAGCTTGTTTGGAGGAATTAATGTGCTAGGAGACGAAGCCAAAACCACAACA AAACAGAGCAAGAATGCACTGGAGGACTTCGATGATCTTGACTGGCATAAGGAAACCCCACCACCCATGGAGACCAAGGAGAAGAAGGccaagaaaaacacatttagtctgtttgatgatgatgatgatgaagaagaggaaCATGATGAGATATCTCCTCTTTCCACAGCAACCAAGCATACAGACAAAAGTACATTAAAG TCTCAGGAGCCAAAAACTTTTGTGAAGAGCACAGGTGTGTTTCAGGATGAGGAGCTTCTGTTCAGCCAGACGCAGCAAAGAGACAATGACCCAGAGGTGGACCTCTTTGCTACGTCTGCTAAACCCTCA GCACCTGTACCTAGCTCAGCGAAGCCCGCTGTTTCTACACTGTTTGGGGAGGACGAGGATGATGACGACCTTTTCAGCTCTGCAAAGCCAAAAGCTCCACCG AAAGTACCAGACAAGCCGAGTAAGGCTAAACTTGAAGAAACCGACAAAGGTGCAAGTACAATACAGTCAGCTAAGAGTGAG AAGCCTGTGATCCCTGTAAAACCCAAAGAAACCTCATCAAGGATTGGAAAACTTCaa GCTAGTTTGGCCATCAACCCTGCCAGCCTCATGCCAGGAGCAGGTCCACGGGTTCCAGGTGCAGTCAGCATAACCCCTGATCTGACTCAGTCCAGTTCACCCAGACCTGCAGGGCTGCTGCCTGCCTCTGCGGCCACTGCGGGACTCCAGGTTGCTGCTGAGGGAGGGATCAGCTTTGACTCCCCAGCTCAGGTCACAACATTACAGAATGCCAATAAG GACCGCGTTAAAGGCGCAATGCATCGGCGTCCCCAGACACGTGCAGCGAGACACTTGGCTGCTCAGCGCTCTGAAGAGGCTCGATTGGACAGCCCGGAAGAAAACTCAGCTCTTCAAGCTGGTTCAGCAGCCAGAACGACTTCAGCACCATCTGCCTTTAATCCTGTAACAGCCAGACCCTCTGCTCTCACACTACCTATAACCACTAGCACCATCACAATGCCTGCACAAACACTCTCTGATGGGGTGGTCAGGCCCAAGATTCTCCCTCCTACTGGGGAGGACTTGTTTTCCTCAGAGGACCTTTTTGCTTCTGCCTCAGttcctaaacacacacctctaccgCAAACCAAGACAAAGGCTCCTGAGACAGTGGTCCATGGAGCCTCCAAGAAAAAAGAGCCAGCCCTGCCTATCTTCAACGACAATAGTGAGGACCTCTTTGCCACAGTCAAGCCAAAGCCGGTGAAGAAAGCCAAGGCTATGCCTTTCcttgatgatgacgatgacatTTTTggaacagagaagaagaaggactCTAAGACACCTGTCAGCTCTGTTAAACCAGACCTTTTCCAG GATGATGAAGAAACACCCTCCAAAGTACTTAAGAAACCTAAAGAACAGAGCTTGGAGGCAAGCctgtttgatgatgatgttgacaTTTTTGCTGATTTGACTCCTGTAACAAAGCCAAAGGAGAAAAAGACGAAGAAGAAAGTGGAAACTAAATCAATATTTGATGATGACATGG ACGATATTTTCTCATCTGGAATCACAAAACCAGTAGGGGCCTCATCCGCAAAGAAGTCTAAGAAGCCTGTCCAGGAAACCAACTCGGCAGAGGAATCAGGCCATAATATTTTTGATGACCCTCTTAATGTGTTTGGTGGAAACTAA
- the washc2c gene encoding WASH complex subunit 2C isoform X3, with product MKHMVIAMAEPMENGPSNCNGEAEQVWERPWTLDEMRKNSANWSLAADSGLFLYLQDFSQWMLSKTHEIEKQLDGLIRDTKATDSCLHTVFNDFLMLSNIQFIENRVYDEEVEEPVPKTEAQEKRPEQEKTREQKEAELIPKVQEAVNYGLKVLECAFEQLDVKVGNSDSEDEEAADRVEPILEPKDLYVDRPLPYLIGSQAFMEQDDVGLGDLSSDEMSIDSDRESLVESEVDKDQEEHSDEDFDQEGESQGSLKKKPVSSDEEEENEDSDLFGESDKDEDEARRDDVGPASFADQLAARIKDTTKKPEADRTSLSSGTSVTKRKNQGKKLPEAQVEDDDDDEMFKPPKMEDDEYSPFGGKGGLFSGGKGLFDDDEGDLFSEAPKKVNEQAASQKTESVNTKRIPTGAVSIFPENSLFGSPNGSDSLMSKENDRPVKSKVQAAREQTSQGSGLFDDNEDDDDFFSGKMLKKPTSAVQEKAKPKMTADLFGGDEDDDEDGDIFSVGSRSAVAQQSKKAVEEEGVIQPPEKKLPAGAISMFGPGTNNLLAESLKKRHPSTSEESVKSEESMPPPVVKPSVAPKTTEKVQSKSLFSDDEDSQIFPTVPKSQSKPEGPVQNKPSKATISIFDDEEEEDLFSSVPKSQSVQVKTAVPQPKKTLSSALFSDDEDQWMSSQPSPAKPDVKSGGMKASTSAPSRLPSGKAAQKDSLFDDNDDDDLFAATKEPSQKKPQRVSLLFEDEDDEDKGSLFGFKPSADKGTPAVKVPAAVSQAPSLFGPEETQKVANVAEEKPSDKKPVQPASSPEETTKSKKPAGAVSLFGGINVLGDEAKTTTKQSKNALEDFDDLDWHKETPPPMETKEKKAKKNTFSLFDDDDDEEEEHDEISPLSTATKHTDKSTLKSQEPKTFVKSTGVFQDEELLFSQTQQRDNDPEVDLFATSAKPSAPVPSSAKPAVSTLFGEDEDDDDLFSSAKPKAPPKVPDKPSKAKLEETDKGASTIQSAKSEASLAINPASLMPGAGPRVPGAVSITPDLTQSSSPRPAGLLPASAATAGLQVAAEGGISFDSPAQVTTLQNANKDRVKGAMHRRPQTRAARHLAAQRSEEARLDSPEENSALQAGSAARTTSAPSAFNPVTARPSALTLPITTSTITMPAQTLSDGVVRPKILPPTGEDLFSSEDLFASASVPKHTPLPQTKTKAPETVVHGASKKKEPALPIFNDNSEDLFATVKPKPVKKAKAMPFLDDDDDIFGTEKKKDSKTPVSSVKPDLFQDDEETPSKVLKKPKEQSLEASLFDDDVDIFADLTPVTKPKEKKTKKKVETKSIFDDDMDDIFSSGITKPVGASSAKKSKKPVQETNSAEESGHNIFDDPLNVFGGN from the exons ATGAAGCACATG GTAATCGCTATGGCAGAACCCATGGAGAACGGCCCCAGTAACTGCAACGGTGAGGCCGAGCAGGTATGGGAGAGACCCTGGACGTTGGACGAGATGCGGAAAAACAGCGCAAATTGGTCTCTAGCTGCAGATTCTGGG CTTTTTCTCTACCTGCAAGACTTCTCTCAGTGGATGTTGTCTAAGACGCATGAGATCGAAAAACAGTTGGATGGCCTTATTCGGGACACCAAAGCAACTGATAGCTGCCTCCACACAGTCTTTAATGACTTTCTTATGCTTTCCAACATACAATTTATAGAAAAT AGGGTTTATGATGAGGAAGTTGAAGAGCCAGTCCCAAAAACAGAGGCTCAGGAGAAACGCCCTGAACAG gaaaaaacacgAGAACAGAAAGAAGCAGAGCTGATACCTAAAGTCCAGGAGGCAGTGAACTATGGTCTGAAGGTCCTGGAATGTGCCTTTGAGCAGCTGGACGTTAAAGTAGGGAACTCGGACTCTGAGGATGAGGAGGCAGCTGACAGAGTGGAGCCCATTCTGGAACCCAAG GATTTATACGTAGACAGGCCGCTCCCGTACTTGATTGGATCTCAGGCTTTTATGGAACAAGATGACGTTGGCCTGGGAGATCTCTCAAGTGATG AAATGTCCATTGACAGCGACAGGGAGAGTCTTGTTGAGAGTGAAGTGGATAAAGATCAGGAGGAG CACTCAGACGAGGACTTTGACCAAGAAGGAGAAAGCCAAGGAAGCTTAAAGAAA AAGCCTGTCAGTtctgatgaagaggaagaaaatgaagatTCTGACTTATTTGGAGAATCTGACAAGGATGAAGATGAAGCCAGAAGG GATGACGTGGGTCCAGCATCTTTTGCTGATCAGCTGGCTGCAAGAATTAAAGATACAACAAAAAAGCCAGAGGCAGACCGTACGT CATTGTCATCAGGCACATCTGTCACCAAGAGGAAAAACCAAGGAAAGAAACTGCCAGAGGCACAGG tggaagatgatgatgatgatgagatgtTCAAGCCTCCAAAAATGGAGGATGATGAATATTCTCCATTCGGAGGAAAGGGTGGTCTCTTTAGTGGAGGTAAAGGCCtgtttgatgatgatgag GGTGATCTGTTTTCTGAGGCACCCAAAAAGGTGAATGAGCAAGCAGCATCTCAAAAAACAG agAGTGTCAACACTAAGAGAATACCCACAGGTGCAGTTTCCATTTTCCCAG AAAACAGTCTCTTTGGCTCACCAAATGGTTCAGACTCATTAATGAGTAAAGAGAATGACCGACCAGTCAAATCCAAAGTGCAGGCAGCTCGAGAACAGACGTCACAAGGAAGTGGCCTTTTTGATGAcaatgaggatgatgatgactTTTTCAGTGGGAAGATGCTCAAAAAACCCACGTCTG CTGTACAGGAGAAAGCCAAGCCAAAGATGACAGCAGACCTGTTTggaggtgatgaagatgatgatgaggatggtgACATTTTTAGTGTGGGTTCTCGTTCTGCAGTTGCTCAGCAGAGTAAGAAAGCTGTGGAAGAGGAAGGGGTGATACAACCTCCTGAGAAAAAG TTACCTGCTGGTGCCATCTCCATGTTTGGGCCTGGCACAAATAATCTTCTTGCAGAAAGCCTGAAGAAACGTCATCCTTCAACAAGTGAGGAGTCTGTGAAATCTGAGGAG AGTATGCCCCCTCCTGTGGTCAAACCATCAGTTGCTCCTAAAACAACAGAGAAAGTGCAGAGCAAGAGTCTTTTCTCTGATGATGAGGACTCACAA ATATTCCCTACTGTGCCAAAAAGTCAGTCAAAACCAGAAGGTCCAGTGCAGAACAAACCAAGCAAGGCTACGATCTCTATAtttgatgatgaggaggaggag GATCTCTTTTCCTCTGTGCCAAAATCTCAGTCAGTTCAGGTCAAAACAGCAGTGCCCCAACCCAAGAAAACTTTATCAAGTGCTCTTTTTAGTGATGATGAG GATCAGTGGATGAGCTCACAGCCCAGCCCTGCCAAGCCTGACGTGAAGAGTGGTGGGATGAAGGCTAGTACCAGTGCCCCCTCCAGGCTACCCAGTGGCAAAGCAGCACAGAAAGATAGCTTGTTTGATGACAATGATGACGATGATCTATTTGCAGCCACAAAAGAGCCAAG TCAGAAGAAACCTCAGAGAGTCTCCCTCCTGTTCGAGGATGAAGACGATGAAGACAAAGGTTCACTGTTTGGTTTCAAGCCATCTGCAGACAAAGGAACTCCGGCAGTCAAA gtgccTGCTGCTGTGTCTCAGGCTCCCTCTCTGTTTGGCCCAGAGGAAACACAGAAAGTGGCAAATGTAGCTGAGGAAAAGCCTTCAGACAAGAAGCCTGTGCAGCCAGCATCTTCCCCTGAGGAGACTACCAAGAGTAAAAAGCCTGCTGGGGCTGTTAGCTTGTTTGGAGGAATTAATGTGCTAGGAGACGAAGCCAAAACCACAACA AAACAGAGCAAGAATGCACTGGAGGACTTCGATGATCTTGACTGGCATAAGGAAACCCCACCACCCATGGAGACCAAGGAGAAGAAGGccaagaaaaacacatttagtctgtttgatgatgatgatgatgaagaagaggaaCATGATGAGATATCTCCTCTTTCCACAGCAACCAAGCATACAGACAAAAGTACATTAAAG TCTCAGGAGCCAAAAACTTTTGTGAAGAGCACAGGTGTGTTTCAGGATGAGGAGCTTCTGTTCAGCCAGACGCAGCAAAGAGACAATGACCCAGAGGTGGACCTCTTTGCTACGTCTGCTAAACCCTCA GCACCTGTACCTAGCTCAGCGAAGCCCGCTGTTTCTACACTGTTTGGGGAGGACGAGGATGATGACGACCTTTTCAGCTCTGCAAAGCCAAAAGCTCCACCG AAAGTACCAGACAAGCCGAGTAAGGCTAAACTTGAAGAAACCGACAAAGGTGCAAGTACAATACAGTCAGCTAAGAGTGAG GCTAGTTTGGCCATCAACCCTGCCAGCCTCATGCCAGGAGCAGGTCCACGGGTTCCAGGTGCAGTCAGCATAACCCCTGATCTGACTCAGTCCAGTTCACCCAGACCTGCAGGGCTGCTGCCTGCCTCTGCGGCCACTGCGGGACTCCAGGTTGCTGCTGAGGGAGGGATCAGCTTTGACTCCCCAGCTCAGGTCACAACATTACAGAATGCCAATAAG GACCGCGTTAAAGGCGCAATGCATCGGCGTCCCCAGACACGTGCAGCGAGACACTTGGCTGCTCAGCGCTCTGAAGAGGCTCGATTGGACAGCCCGGAAGAAAACTCAGCTCTTCAAGCTGGTTCAGCAGCCAGAACGACTTCAGCACCATCTGCCTTTAATCCTGTAACAGCCAGACCCTCTGCTCTCACACTACCTATAACCACTAGCACCATCACAATGCCTGCACAAACACTCTCTGATGGGGTGGTCAGGCCCAAGATTCTCCCTCCTACTGGGGAGGACTTGTTTTCCTCAGAGGACCTTTTTGCTTCTGCCTCAGttcctaaacacacacctctaccgCAAACCAAGACAAAGGCTCCTGAGACAGTGGTCCATGGAGCCTCCAAGAAAAAAGAGCCAGCCCTGCCTATCTTCAACGACAATAGTGAGGACCTCTTTGCCACAGTCAAGCCAAAGCCGGTGAAGAAAGCCAAGGCTATGCCTTTCcttgatgatgacgatgacatTTTTggaacagagaagaagaaggactCTAAGACACCTGTCAGCTCTGTTAAACCAGACCTTTTCCAG GATGATGAAGAAACACCCTCCAAAGTACTTAAGAAACCTAAAGAACAGAGCTTGGAGGCAAGCctgtttgatgatgatgttgacaTTTTTGCTGATTTGACTCCTGTAACAAAGCCAAAGGAGAAAAAGACGAAGAAGAAAGTGGAAACTAAATCAATATTTGATGATGACATGG ACGATATTTTCTCATCTGGAATCACAAAACCAGTAGGGGCCTCATCCGCAAAGAAGTCTAAGAAGCCTGTCCAGGAAACCAACTCGGCAGAGGAATCAGGCCATAATATTTTTGATGACCCTCTTAATGTGTTTGGTGGAAACTAA